The Nocardioides humi genome includes a region encoding these proteins:
- a CDS encoding serine/threonine-protein kinase, producing the protein MHAPEIPGFTFVDLVGEGGFADVFRYQQELPTRQVAIKVLRSGSDAASIELFRAEANVMAQLSNHPSIVPIYQAGVSSDGRAFLVMEFCPPPHVAQRYRTQPLAVGEVLDIGVKIASAVETAHRAGILHRDIKPHNILTSTFGVPLLTDFGIASVVGETGAGAQGLSIPWSPPESLTADSHDVRSDVYSLAATLYSLLIGHPPYERRDAPNDNASLMTRIERGQLTPLRRPDVPASLIDVLRRAMAVEIDKRPVSAMVLGRQLQDVQIELRQSPTRLEVMDASPAAVGEGHPNDARTLVRPVSVIIPAAVHERLGPLQPAADEHASRPGAARAATGSSSARRPPPRRDGDRRLALPARIGIGAVAVALVAAVGYALVAGSGGDDGPQDGPLRGEDPPDAVIDVPPAPVVSKSGKGTRWTFTWTQDEPRERDEFKVLLTGDGADQDAPEYTAATSKTLTVPRDATVCIQVSLSRVGSPPSPPSDQVCVVGR; encoded by the coding sequence ATGCACGCTCCCGAGATCCCCGGCTTCACCTTCGTCGACCTCGTCGGCGAGGGCGGCTTCGCCGACGTGTTCCGCTACCAGCAGGAGCTGCCGACCCGGCAGGTCGCGATCAAGGTGCTGCGCAGCGGCAGCGACGCGGCGTCCATCGAGCTGTTCCGCGCCGAGGCGAACGTGATGGCGCAGCTGTCCAACCACCCCTCGATCGTGCCGATCTACCAGGCGGGCGTGAGCTCCGACGGCCGGGCCTTCCTGGTGATGGAGTTCTGCCCGCCGCCGCACGTCGCGCAGCGCTACCGCACCCAGCCGCTGGCGGTCGGCGAGGTCCTCGACATCGGGGTGAAGATCGCCAGCGCGGTCGAGACCGCCCACCGCGCGGGGATCCTGCACCGCGACATCAAGCCCCACAACATCCTCACCAGCACCTTCGGCGTCCCCCTCCTCACCGACTTCGGCATCGCCTCGGTGGTGGGTGAGACCGGCGCGGGCGCCCAGGGCCTGTCGATCCCGTGGTCCCCGCCGGAGTCGCTGACCGCCGACAGCCACGACGTCCGCAGCGACGTCTACTCGCTCGCCGCCACCCTCTACTCGCTGCTCATCGGCCACCCGCCGTACGAGCGCCGCGACGCGCCCAACGACAACGCCAGCCTGATGACCCGGATCGAGCGCGGGCAGCTGACGCCGCTGCGCCGGCCCGACGTCCCGGCGTCCCTGATCGACGTGCTGCGGCGGGCGATGGCGGTCGAGATCGACAAGCGCCCGGTCTCCGCGATGGTGCTCGGCCGGCAGCTCCAGGACGTGCAGATCGAGCTGCGGCAGTCGCCGACCCGGCTCGAGGTCATGGACGCGTCCCCGGCGGCCGTGGGGGAGGGACACCCCAACGACGCCCGCACCCTGGTCCGGCCGGTCTCGGTGATCATCCCGGCGGCGGTCCACGAGCGCCTCGGACCGCTGCAGCCGGCGGCCGACGAGCACGCGTCGCGGCCGGGCGCGGCCCGGGCCGCCACCGGCAGCTCCTCCGCGCGGCGCCCGCCGCCGCGCCGCGACGGCGACCGCAGGCTCGCCCTGCCGGCGCGGATCGGCATCGGCGCCGTCGCGGTGGCGCTGGTCGCCGCGGTCGGGTACGCCCTGGTGGCGGGCAGCGGCGGCGACGACGGCCCGCAGGACGGGCCGCTGCGCGGCGAGGACCCGCCCGACGCCGTGATCGACGTGCCCCCGGCGCCGGTCGTCAGCAAGTCGGGCAAGGGGACCCGCTGGACCTTCACCTGGACCCAGGACGAGCCCCGTGAGCGCGACGAGTTCAAGGTCCTGCTGACGGGTGACGGCGCGGACCAGGACGCTCCCGAGTACACCGCCGCGACGAGCAAGACGCTGACCGTGCCGCGCGACGCGACGGTGTGCATCCAGGTGTCCCTGTCCCGGGTGGGCAGCCCGCCGTCGCCGCCGTCCGACCAGGTCTGCGTGGTGGGCCGATGA